TAGGGAATTGCTGCACTCGTATCATGGGTAATTGTTTGCCCATGGCTCCCTATCGCTTTTATTACTGATTTATCTACATTTGAAGCTTGCATAAGATCTTCCACTGCCGCAGCAAACTCTATTCCTATTTTTCGATGAAGCTGAGCAATGAATGCGAGTGTGCCTTCCTGTTTATTGCATAACTGTTGCAATTGGACAAGCGTTGAAGGTGAATACGGACGTGTTATTCCTGCTATCAGCTGGTGCGTTTCTACATCAACCAAGGCAGCATCAATTCCATCCATGCTAGTTCCAGACATTAACCCAATATATAACTTCATTTTTTAAAATTCCATTAAGGAAAATAAAACCCTGTTTGGAGCTTACTCTGCAGGCAAGGTCTTAAAGCAACGATAAAAATTTTCGGTGGTTTGCGCAGCAACCGCTTCGTACGTTTCATTTCTTAATTCAGCAAGGCTTTGAGCAACATATTTGACTAAAGCAGGATGATTTTGTTTGCCACGGAAAGGTACCGGTGCCAAATAGGGACAATCTGTTTCAATCAGCATACGATCAGCTGGTACCTTCTTAGCTACTTCTTGTAGTTGCGTAGCATTCTTAAAAGTAACAATTCCTGAAAAAGAAATATAAAAATTAAGATCCAAAGCACGTTTTGCAACTTCCCAGTTTTCGGCAAAACAATGCATGACACCGCCCACATCATAAGCTTTTTCGCTTTCCATTAGGCTTAACGTATCTTCTGCCGCGTCTCGCGTATGAATAATAAGCGGTTTATTGGTATGCAAAGCAGCCTGGATATGCGCTGTAAATCGTATTTTTTGAATTTCTTTTGCAAAGCTTTCGGTGGTGCGATAGTAATCCAGGCCCGTTTCCCCGATAGCAATACATGAACGATGCTGAGCTAGAGCAATTAACGCCTCGACGGTGGGCTCTTCATTTATTTCAACATTGGGATGAATACCAACAGAAGTACTGATTTCATGGTATTGATCAGCCAGGCGATGTAAGCTAGGAAGTTCCCCCAGTTCAATGCAAACACAAAGAAAATGTTGGACTCCATTTTCTCTTGCTCTGTGTAAAACATTTTCCATAGAATTATCAAATTCATGCAAATCAAGCGTGTGCAAGTGACAATGGGAATCGATTAAATGGGTTTTTATAGATTTCATAGGTTATAAAGTATCAGTAAAACGATTGGAATTTAGACTTCCAGCTAAATAAGTCTCAATTTTATTACAAAGCAAGCGACTTTTCTCCCCTTCAAACTGTACACCTATGCCACTCGGTTTGTTCCCTTGGCAGCCTATGGGAGTTACCCAGACTACCCTCGCCTCAATAGTATAGGGCTCTGGTTCATCAAACAATTTAATTTCCAGACTCACCTTATCACCCAAAGAATATTCCACCTTCGTTCTAATAAATAAACCACACCCTTTAACAAAGGGCATGTATGCCATGTACAGCGCATCTTCTGTATCAAATGAACAGGTAATTACATTGTCACTCATTTGCCTCTCACGAAACCAATCATTATATTTTCCAGGGATAATAAAGAATTGCTATTTATATTATGGTGTATTTTTTTTAGAAGCGCATGGATTTGATCGAGCTGAGAATATAATAAAGGTACGTTAGTTAAAACACCTATCTCTGAGAAACTTTTTTCGTTTTTTAAGACCGAATTTTTGCATAGCATCCTTTTAAGGCATTCAGCGATAATTAAATAAAGCAACCATAATACATCCTCCAAGCCATACTCCACCCACGAAGACGCAAAGCTACATGGGGATTGCTGCCGTTTGAGTACCTTGATAAACCCATCTAAAAATAATGGAAATTTTTCTTTTAATTGCGCCCTTCCTCCCTCAAAAAACTGTTCAAGTAAATCGGGGTAATAAGGAGGGTGTGCAAATGATAGTGTAAATTGCTGACAGCGACTTAAAATGGTTGCGGGCAATCCCTTTACTTGTTCAGCTAATAGTATAAACAATGTATGAGCAGGAGGCTCTTCTAATACCTTTAACAGGGCATTTGCCGCCGCTGTATTCATCTTATCAGCGGGAGAAAAAATCACAAATCGATACTTAGCTTTTTTAGGGGTATAAAAAACATTTTCCTGTACGGCTCTGATTTGATCAATTTTAATATTCTTATCTTGCTCCGCCCGTACAAAAGAGACATCTGGGTGACATTCTTCTAAAATCATATTGCAGCTGGGGCAAACCCCACAAGGTTCGGGCTGTGAACACAGTAAATAGGTACTTAAATAGCTTGCGAAGCGTTCTAATTGGCTATAACGCGGCCCCACAATTAACAATGCCTGCGGGAGAACTTTTTTTTCTAAATAAGGGCGTAATTGTTTAACAATACTTTGGTGTTCCGTTAATAATTTAAGTGATGAAGGCATCATGAAGAAAATTTTCCAAGGTCAAACGAATTTGTTTTTGTACTTCCAGTAATCGCTGTTCGGCATTGATTATCACCACATTATCCATTTTTTTTATATGCTCATGGTAACTTTTGTAAACTTTCTTAAAAAATAGCAAAGATTCCTGCTCAATTCTGTCAGTTTTTCCTCTTTTTTTAGCTCTTTCCAAACCTTTTTCTGGACTCACGTCTAAAAAGAAAATTAAATCGGGTTTAAACTCATCCAAGCAAAATGAAGACAGGCGGGCAATCATTTCTTCGTCTAGCCCTCTGCCTCCTCCTTGATAGGCAAAAGTAGATAGCTCAAAGCGATCTCCTAAAACCCAAGCGCCGCGATTTAAAGCAGGTTTGATTACTTGTTCGATGAGTTGTACTCGAGATGCATAAAATAAAAGAAGTTCCGCGCGCGCATCTAAAGGTTCGTCAGGATTAATTTCTTTAATCAGTTGTCTTGATGTTTCACCAAGCCGTGTACCTCCAGGCTCTCTCGTAGTTATTAACTCGGATACATTAGCAGAAAGAAGCTTTTTCAAAAAATGAAGAGCAGTTGATTTTCCAGCACCTTCTAATCCTTCCACAACGATAAATTTTCCTCTATTTTGTTCCATTATTATTCCTTAAATAGTGATTTATCGCTCTTTTCTGGTCTTCATAACTCGTTGAGAACTGATGAGTACCATCGCCTTTAGCCACAAAATATAAATACTGAGTGCTCGCAGGATGGGCCGCAGCATCAATTGCATCTTTACCCACTATTGCAATAGGGGTAGGAGGTAATCCCCTATAGCGGTATGTGTTATAAGGCGAATCAATTTGCATATCGCCGTGTGATAGTTTGCCACTAAAATTAGGTCCTAAAGCATAAATAACTGTGGGGTCTACTTGTAGAGGCATATGTTTATTTAATCTATTCACAATAACACTTGCTATTAACCTTTTCTCTGCTGGCTCCCCCGTTTCTTTTTCAATGATAGAAGCAGCTATTAAGAGTTCGTAGGGGGATTTATAGGGTAGATTCGGTTCACGGTTTTGCCAGCTTTGCTCTAAATATTGCAATAATTTTTTATGAGCATCCTGAAGCATTGTTTTACTCGAGCTTCCAGCTTCATAAATATAGGTATCCGCCAAAAGCAGCCCCTCAGGGTTAGAGGAAGGACTTTCATTTGCTATCCAGTTATCATGAGTATATTTTAGAAAAGGGGCTTTTATTAAATTTTCATCTACTTGGGCATAAGTAGTGCCTTCAATGATACGAAAAGGTTGTTTTAAAACATCCCCGGCTACTACACGATCTAAAAACTCGTTGGGAGACTCCCCGGGGTTAATTTGATAGATTCCCGCTTTTAATTTGCTGGTATAGTTTTTGTAACGGATAAGCTGAAGCATAATTCGCGGCGAGCTAATTAAATCTTTTCTATAAAGCGAATACACAAATGCCAATGCCGTACTGTTTTTATCAATTTCCAAAATAACAGGCTTACCGCCTTGGGCAATCATGGGATTGTTAATAGCTTGAGAAATTTTTAAACCTAAGATGGTGAGGGTAGTCAGTATGAAAATAATAAGAGAAATTAATAAAGCTTTAATCCAGCGTCGCATGGAAATCTCTATATGATGGTATGGGCATTACACCCGTATTAATGTAGGTTGGCGCCGCAAGGCCCAACAAACGATCTGTCAAAAAGCAAGGAAGTGTTGGGCCTTCGGCACCAACCTACATATTTTTCATTCCACGTATTTATTTTTGGAATTCCACGTGGTTGTAGCCTGGATTAAGCGAAGCGAATCCAGGTTTCCGATCTATAAAGTATCTGCATATCGTTTAAACAACAAACTGCCATTGGTTCCGCCAAAACCTAATGAATTACTTAGCGCATATTCTATCTTCATCGCTTGTGGTTTGTATGGAACATAATTTAAATCACAACCTTCATCAGGGTTATCAAGGTTTATTGTTGGAGGAGCAATTTGATCGCGAATGGCAAGTATTGAGAATATTGCTTCTACTGCTCCAGCCGCTCCCAACAAGTGTCCAGTCATTGATTTTGTAGAGCTCACCGCCAATTTGTAAGCATGATCTTTGAACACGCGCTTAATTGCTTTCGTTTCGTTCATATCATTTAAATAAGTAGAAGTCCCATGTGCATTGATATAATTAACTTGTTCAGGATCAATACCTGCATCATGGATAGTTTCTTCAATCGCGCGTGAAGCTCCATCTGCATCCTCATCAGGAGAGGTAATGTGATAAGCGTCCGCTGACATTCCAAAACCTACCAACTCGGCATAAATTTTAGCGCCTCTTGCTTTTGCATGCTCATATTCTTCAAGAACCAGGATTCCAGCCCCTTCCCCCATAACAAATCCATCCCGGTCTTTGTCAAAAGGTCTGGACGCTTTCTCAGGTTCTTCATTGCGCTTTGACAAAGAACGTACAGCAGAAAAACCAGCAAGACATAAAGGTGTAGTAGTCATTTCTGCGCCACCACAGATCATTACGTCCGCATCGCCATAAGCAATCATGCGCCCGGCTAAACCAATATTATGTGTTCCAGTGGTACAGGCGGTAACCACAGAAATATTGGGGCCCTTTAAATTGTGTTTAATAGAAATTTGTCCTGCCACCATATTAATTATCCCGGCAGGAATAAAGAAAGGAGAAACCTTTCTTGGACCACCACCTAATAATTTTTCTTGATTATTGGTAATAGTTTGAATACCCCCGATACCAGCACCAACTGCTACTCCGGCTCGTAAGGCTAATTTTTCATCAATGGTAAGTTTAGCGTGGGCAATCGCTTCATCAGCGGCTACCATCCCATACTGGGTAAACAAATCCATTTTGCGAGCATCTTTAAGCGGTATGTAATCTTCAACATTGAAATTTTTTACCTTGGCCCAAATTTTGGTGGAGTAATCGCTAGTATCAAAATCTTCTACCAGACCTACGCCACTTTTTCCTGCTAACACATTACGCCAAGATTCTTCTACATTTAAACCGACTGGGGTCAACATCCCCATGCCGGTTACAACTACACGCCGCTTTTTCAATGAAAACTCCTCAACTAGGCTTCTTCTTTGTTAAGATTGGCCTCAATATAATCAATCGCTTCTTGAATTGTAGTAATTTTTTCAGCTTTTTCATCTGGAATCTCAGTTTCAAACTCTTCTTCCAGTGCCATCACTAGCTCTACAGTGTCCAGAGAATCAGCACCTAAATCATCAACAAACGAAGCGTCATTTTTTAATTCATCTTCTTTTACGCCCAGCTGTTCTACAACAATTTTGCGAACTCGCTCTTCTACTGTACTCATAACTTGTATGTCCTCTTTGTTAAAAAAATATTGTTGGGTAGTTTATTCTATTCTTGAGAATACGCAAGTTTCCGTGTCTCAAATTCACCTTAAAACTTCAATCAAACGCGTCGCACGCATCGATTTTTAGTTCATGTACATACCACCGTTAACATGCAGCGTTTCCCCAGTAATGTAGTTAGCATTATCAGAAGCTAAAAATACTACTGCTGCGGCTATATCTTCTACTTTACCGAGTTTTTTCAAAGGTATACGCTTTAACATTTCCTCTTTTACTATATCAGGTAATGCCGCTGTCATATCCGTATCAATAAACCCGGGGGCTACTACGTTTACCGTAATGCCACGACTACCAATTTCTTGGGCGAGAGATTTACTAAACCCTACAATCCCTGCTTTGGCTGCTGTATAGTTAGCTTGACCCGAATTGCCACTGGAGCCTACTACTGAACCAATAGTTATAATTCGTCCCCAGCGTGCCCGAAACATTGGCTTTAAACAGGCTTTACTCAATCTAAAAACGGAATTTAAATTGGTCTCAATTACTTTATACCATTCTTCGTCATCCATACGTAATAATAGATTATCGCAAGTAATACCCGCATTGTTAACGAGAATTGAAGGCAATTTATTTTGATCGGATAGTTGCGTCATCATATCTTCAATACCATCTTTTGAAGTTACATCTAGTGCATAGCCTTCACCCGAAAGATGCTCATTTTTAAAACTTTCAGAAATGGCAATTGCCCCTTCTTCTGTAGTAGCGGTGCCAATAACATAAGCGCCTTTTTTTGCTAAAGCATAAGCAATTGCTTTTCCAATCCCTCGACTTGCACCGGTCACTAAGGCAATTTTATCTTTCAATTCAGACATTTTTTCCTCTTAAAATAAACAATCAATTGCGCTAGACGCTTCAATCGTTCTATCAATTCGTTTAATTAAACCACTTAATACTTTACCTGGTCCACATTCGATAACTTTATCTATTCCTTTTTCCTTCATCAGCTGAATAGTTTCTACCCATCTTACGGGAGAATATAATTGCTCACGCAACAATGTTCTTATTTGTTCTGGCGACTGATAAATACTTAAATCAACATTACTGATGACCGGAACAGTGGGCACTTTAAATGCCACTTGCTCTAATACCTCCCCAAATAAATCAGCCGCTTTTTCTAATAGTCTACAATGACAGGGAACGCTGACAGGTATAAGCTTCGCAAGTTTAGCGCCTTGTGCTTGGGCAAGCTCTATAGCCTTTTGTATACTATCAGCATGACCTGCAATAACTACTTGACCTATTGCGTTATAATTTGCAGGAGATACTTGCTGATTTTCATTACTCGCTTCTTTACAAATCGCCTCGACTTCTTCATCTGATAAGCCAACAATAGCAGCCATAGCCCCCATACCAAGGGGAACGGTTTCTTGCATTAGTTGACCTCTTTTGGCAACCAACCAAACAGCATCACTTAAGTCCAAAGAACCCGCACAAACTAATGCCGCATATTCACCTAAACTATGGCCCGCCATCATAGAGGCATGTATGGGATGATGCTGATTTAATAAAGAAAAAACTGCTACGTCTGCTGTGAGCATAGCCACTTGTGTATGTTCGGTCTGGTTTAATTTACTTTCTGGTCCCTCTTGAACTAATTGCCAAACGTCATAGCCTACACGCTCAGAAGCTTGTGCAAAAGAATCAAGAAGCATGGGATATTTTTGGCTGAGCTCATAAAGCATGCCTACAGATTGCGAACCTTGTCCTGGAAATATAATAGCAGTACTAGTCATTAAATTTTCCTCAATATCGAATTACCATCGCACCCCAGGTCATTCCACCACCAAAGGATTCTAATAATAGTAAATCTCCTTTTTGAATTCGGTTTTCCCGGATGGAGTAATCTAATGCTAAAGGGATGGATGCAGCAGAGGTATTTCCCTGATTTTCAATAGTAACAATAACTTGTGACATAGGTAAGGCTAATTTTTTAGCAATGGCATTAATAATACGAATGTTCGCTTGATGGGGAACTAACCATTTTATATCCGATTTGGTAAGGTGGCTTGCAGCTAATACTTCATCCACAATATCACCCATGATATTTACAGCCAGCTTAAAAACTTCATTCCCACGCATACCAATTAGAGGACGGTCTTTGTCATCTTCAGGATTGTAAGTAGCATATTTTAAAAGCTTGTCTTCATCATATGCTGCATGTAACACACTACCTAAAATACCGGGCTCATCACTAGCACTGATAACTGCAGCCCCGGCACCATCACCAAACAATACGCAAGTCGAACGATCATTCCAATCTACAGCACGGGACATAGTCTCGCTACCTACTACCAAAACATGTTTGGCCGTGCCATTGCTAATATATTGTTTAGCCATATCTGTTGCATAAACAAAGCCACTGCAAGCAGCACTAATATCAAAAGCAGGGATCGGTTTTTTAATATGTAAAGCGCGTTGTACATGGCAAGCGACACTGGGAAAGAAATGATCAGGCGTGCAAGTAGCAGCAATAATTAAATCGAGCTCGTCAGCCTCAATCCCTGCAGCAGCGATAGCTTTTTTGGCAGCCTCGCTAGCCATAAAAGAAGTCGTTTCTTCCTTATTAGCGACCCTTCGGCTACTAATGCCTGTGCGTGAATATATCCACTCATGGCTAGTATCTAAAACTTTTTCCAGTTCCGTATTCGTCACTATTTTTTGTGGTAAATAACTACCCGTTCCTTTGATGGCAGCATATTTCATAACAACAAACCTTGGTTCATAAAATGCGTAATTTGTTCGCGGACTAAATCTACTACGTTATTTTTGACCTGGAGGATGGCCTGCTCAATGGCATTTTGAAAAGCCACTGCATTCGCCCCTCCATGGCTTTTTATCACGATTCCATTGAGCCCTAACATACTAGCACCATTATAGCGCCCCGGATCCATACGTTTTTTTAAATGGAATAATGCAGGTTTAGCGATAAGCCCTATAAGCTTGGTCAAAAAATTGCGATTAAAGGATTCTTTGACAAGGTATAACATTAATTTTGCCAAACCCTCGCTTGCCTTTAAAGCAGCATTGCCTACGAAACCATCACAAACTACCAAGTCCACTTCACCGGAGTAAAAGTCATCCCCTTCCACATAGCCTACATAATTCATTATGTCGCATTCGGCAAGCATGTGTGCGGTACGCTTGACTTGATCATTGCCCTTGATTTCTTCAACACCTATATTCAACAGACCAATTTTTGGTTTTGTTTTGCGTTCAATGGCTTGAATTAATGCAGATCCCATCACCGCAAACTGGAATAAATGCTCGGCACAAGAATCAACATTTGCGCCCAAATCTAAAACACGCGTTTTCCCTTTTCTTGTCGGTAATTCGGCAATAATGGCTGGCCTATCAATGCCCGGCAATGTCTTTAATACAAACCGCGCCGTAGCCATTAAAGCACCGGTATTGCCTGCACTGACACATGCTTGCGCCTGCCCTTCCTTAACCAGGTTAATAGCAAGACGCATAGAAGAATCTTTTTTATTACGCAAAGCATGGGAGGGCAACTCGTCCATAGCAACTACTTCAGACGCATGCACAATAGAATATTGGTTGCTTAAAGCGCCCTGTTTTTTCATCCGTTGACTAATCAGATGCTGATCGCCAACTAATATTAAATGTAACTCAGGATTCTTTTGCAACGCGCGCGCGCAAGCCGGAATTACAACATCTAAGCCGTAATCTCCGCCCATCGCGTCAACAGCAATGGTAATTTTGTCCAAGGAATTACTCTTGTTCGTAAACGTTTTCTGTGTCTAAAACTTTGCGCCCACGGTAATAACCATCTGGGGTAATGTGGTGTCTAAGATGTGTTTCACCAGTAGTTGCATCTACAGATAAAGTCGGTTTTGTTAATGCATCATGCGAACGACGCATGTCACGTCGTGAACGTGATTTTTTATTTTGCTGTACAGCCATTGTATTACTCCTAAACAATTTGTTTTATAGGGTCGGAATATTACCCGATTTTTAGTGCTTAATCCAAGTGTTGCTTACTAAACTTCACAATTTTGCTATTTTTTAAAGCAAAAAACGTAATTTAACCAATATATTTACTTACTTCTTTATCACAATCTTCTTCATTTACATGTCTTTCAGGCACAGAAAGATATAATTCATCCGTTACAATTTCTTCCAAGTCAATAATAAATGAACGTTCTACTATTGTTTCAAAACGCTCTAATAATTTCTCTGCCATACTGTCGCTTTCACATACGGCAATTTCCATTTCACTTTGATAGGGGTAAGAGAAGTTCTGTAAACAGCGTTGACAAAAGAGCTCTAACTCTCCATTAACCTTCATTCTTACCAGATAATAATTATCTTGCGCAGTTACTTCATATTCACAAACAACAGGATTGACTTTGCTAATATGAGCCGGCAAACGCGCAGTTAAGTCCAGGGTAACTTTTTGGATACCCGATTCTTTTTCCTTAGCTTTCAAAGAAATCTTCATACACTTTGAATAATGATTTTAAAATAGACTATTATAGCTTAAAATATTCATTTTTTATACACATTGAATGCAAACATGGTCCGTAAAGTAATTGTTGGGATGTCCGGGGGGGTTGATTCCTCTGTTGCCGCTTGGTTATTACGCGAACAAGGTTATGAAGTTGAAGGCCTGTTCATGAAAAACTGGGAGCAAGATGATAAAGACGGATATTGTGCAGCTGCTATTGACTTAGCCGATGCACAAACAGTGTGTGACCAACTGGGAATTAAATTACATACAGTGAATTTCTCGGAAGAATATTTTCAACGTGTATTTGATCATTTTCTTAATGAGTACGAAAAAGCAAGAACCCCTAATCCAGACGTTTTGTGTAATAAGGAAATTAAATTTAATGCATTTTTACAACATGCATTAAGTTTAGGAGCTGATTTCATTGCTACAGGACATTACGCTCGAGTTAAAGTAGATAAAGATATTGGTTATTTATATAAATCAAAAGATCGCGAAAAAGATCAAACTTACTTTTTACATGCGGTGAACCCGAAAGCACTGGCTAAAACTTTATTTCCTATAGGTGATTATTTTAAAAAAGAAGTCCGCGCTATGGCAGAGGAACTTAATTTAGTCACTAAAAATAAAAAAGATTCTACAGGAATTTGTTTTATAGGTGAAAAACGCTTTAAAACGTTCCTAAATGAGTTCATGCTCGCCAAACCTGGCGAAATCAAAGATACCTTTGGTAATGTTTTAGGGAAGCATGATGGCTTGATGTTTTACACGTTGGGACAGCGCCAAGGCTTGGGCATTGGAGGAATTCAAAAAGGCAATGATGAACCTTGGTATGTAGTAGATAAAGAGGTTGCAAGCAATACCTTGGTAGTAGCGCAAGGTTCACAACATCCGAGGCTTTTTTCACAGGGACTCATTTGTAGTAAAATCCATTGGCTTAGTGAAAAAGAACCGCTATTACCTCTTACCTGTTTTGCTAAAACAAGATATCGTCAGGAAGATCAAGCATGTGTAATTTCACCTTGTGATAATGAGCAACATTATGTCATGTTTTCTAACTTCCAACGTGCAATTACCCCGGGCCAATATGTCGTTTTTTATGATAAAAACCAATGTTTAGGCGGGGCAACGATCGAACAAATTATTCGATAATTGTGTACAATTAAATTATATTCCTTCGCCGCTGTGGCTCAGCGAGGGAAAACAGCATTATACCGAAGCTGTATGCTTGCTTCGCTAATCGCAATAGCGAGAATAACATAAGGTTAAGTTTTTCCGGATTTTGGAGTATCTATGAGTAATGAAACAATCAACTTTACCCAAAGCGCTGCTGATAAAGTGGCCGCTTTAATCGCTGAAGAAGAAAATCCGCATTTAAATCTGAGGGTTTATATAACGGGGGGCGGGTGCTCCGGCTTTCAATATGGTTTTACCTTCGATGATAGCATTCAAGAAGATGATATGATTGTTGAACAACAATGTTCCAATAGCGACAACTCTGTAAAATTGCTAATTGACTCCATGAGTTATCAGTATTTAAAAAATGCCGAAATTGATTACGTACAAGGTATCCAGGGGGAGCAATTTGTCATCCGTAACCCTAATGCTAAAACCACTTGCGGCTGCGGGTCTTCCTTTAGTATTGAAGACGACGAGTAGATGGATAAATCTCGCTGCAACTAACACTTTAAATAGCGTTTAGCCGTTCCTGGATTAGCATTGCGAATCCAGGTTTCAAATCCATGCCAAGTCATGAAACTTCATGCTAATACGATCTAATTGTTACTTTTGAGCCTATATTAAGAAACTCTTGACTTAGCCATCTGGCATCAGAAGGTTTTACTCGCACGCATCCATGGCTGGCATTGTAATTAGGCACATCCGGGGAGCCATGAATAGCATAGTATTTACTAAAAAACATACAATAAGGCATCGGTGCCCCCCCTTCTCCAACCGGGTAGCGAGAAGATTTACAACCCGGACCGCCTTTACTTATGATTCGATATGTTCCACTAGGCGTACGACAAGATCGTTTAATATCTTTGCAATATCCTTTACCTCCTGATCCTCTGCCACTACGTACCACCTTTCCATTTTTTAAAGCTTGCCACGTTAATGTCTTGGGATTATATACAAATGAATTAGCCGCTAATTGAATAGGCTGGGCTGTAATTTCTGCTTCTAATGAGTCCGCAAGGGAAATGGCAGGCAAAAAACATAAGAGACTAAAAATAAAGCTATTTTTCCTTATAAAAGATTTACGTTCTTCCATGATAGATCCCTAATTTTATACTTTATATAAATATAGTACAAAATTTGGCCAATAATCCATGGGAAACACGATTGCTTTTTCCAGGTCACGAGAGATATTAATAATGCAATAAATATAGTCGCTGTCGCGAAATGATTGAGTCGAGTGAAACAAATATTGCAGACAAATTCCAATTGAATTAATTTTGAACATAATGCAATAATTATAGTATAATGTTGGTAATGATAATTTTAGAGAAAAAAAATGCCAACTCCTGCACACTCCAATTATAGTGAAACGATAGGTGATTGTCAGGATCTTATCGGTGTTATTGCTGAATATGGAACAAGTGGCGCTTATGGTGCAACTTCACGGTTTCATAGAGAAGCAGATACCACTCGAATACGAAAAATTACTAATCAATTACTCTTAGCAGTAGCTTATGGCATGGAAAGCAAGGAAGCCAATATCCCTGTTAAACCCAGTGATGTAGGCAATCTATTTAAGTCGCACCTTTACGCAAAAGAGTTATTGCAAAAATCTCCTAAATTTTTATTAGAACGCGGGGATGTCACCGACTGGGCAGGACGCACGTTTAAAAACATCACTGCTTTCGAATATGCCTTATGGGCAAAAGATTTTAAAATGATAGAGATGATGCTTCATTGCATACCAGAAACCGAAGCGGGCGATGCAATTCGAGCAGCGCTTTTAGAACAATATAAACAAGTAACTACTCCTGTTGATGCAGGCGGCGGTTTAACGTATACCCATGTCTATGACAAGCCTAACCTGGATGCATTAGGCATCCCCGATGGTACGACAACAAGTATTACCGACACGCGCACCGAAAATCATTTTGATATAACTCCACTTTGCGCTGCTTATCAGGACTATGATACTAATTTTAATACGCGTACCTTGCTACAGCGAGATGCCTACTGGGCCAAGTTAATTGGTAAGCAACAGCGCTTACTACCTATACATATATTGCAGCGCTATTGTGACTCTAATACGCCATTTTATCCATTGCCTCAATTTAATCGTGAATTTAAACGTTCTACAAATTTTTATGGTTGTGTTACTAAGTCGTCAGTATCTTCTATTTTCGGTTCGAAGCTTTCTTCGGATTTTGCATTAGGCCGGGGGTGGGGGCGGGGCGTTGGCATGGGGCGTGCGCTAGGCGTCTGGCGGTCCGATTTGGCGGCTATCCGCCAGCTTGATGAAGTCAGTACAAACGAAATTGAAAAAATTACGAGCCTATTATCGCAACCGCGGCATGTTGCCGGGCCTCGTCTTTAAGTTTGTATTTA
The Legionella adelaidensis genome window above contains:
- the erpA gene encoding iron-sulfur cluster insertion protein ErpA codes for the protein MSNETINFTQSAADKVAALIAEEENPHLNLRVYITGGGCSGFQYGFTFDDSIQEDDMIVEQQCSNSDNSVKLLIDSMSYQYLKNAEIDYVQGIQGEQFVIRNPNAKTTCGCGSSFSIEDDE
- a CDS encoding L,D-transpeptidase; this translates as MEERKSFIRKNSFIFSLLCFLPAISLADSLEAEITAQPIQLAANSFVYNPKTLTWQALKNGKVVRSGRGSGGKGYCKDIKRSCRTPSGTYRIISKGGPGCKSSRYPVGEGGAPMPYCMFFSKYYAIHGSPDVPNYNASHGCVRVKPSDARWLSQEFLNIGSKVTIRSY
- the plsX gene encoding phosphate acyltransferase PlsX, which produces MDKITIAVDAMGGDYGLDVVIPACARALQKNPELHLILVGDQHLISQRMKKQGALSNQYSIVHASEVVAMDELPSHALRNKKDSSMRLAINLVKEGQAQACVSAGNTGALMATARFVLKTLPGIDRPAIIAELPTRKGKTRVLDLGANVDSCAEHLFQFAVMGSALIQAIERKTKPKIGLLNIGVEEIKGNDQVKRTAHMLAECDIMNYVGYVEGDDFYSGEVDLVVCDGFVGNAALKASEGLAKLMLYLVKESFNRNFLTKLIGLIAKPALFHLKKRMDPGRYNGASMLGLNGIVIKSHGGANAVAFQNAIEQAILQVKNNVVDLVREQITHFMNQGLLL
- the fabD gene encoding ACP S-malonyltransferase, which encodes MTSTAIIFPGQGSQSVGMLYELSQKYPMLLDSFAQASERVGYDVWQLVQEGPESKLNQTEHTQVAMLTADVAVFSLLNQHHPIHASMMAGHSLGEYAALVCAGSLDLSDAVWLVAKRGQLMQETVPLGMGAMAAIVGLSDEEVEAICKEASNENQQVSPANYNAIGQVVIAGHADSIQKAIELAQAQGAKLAKLIPVSVPCHCRLLEKAADLFGEVLEQVAFKVPTVPVISNVDLSIYQSPEQIRTLLREQLYSPVRWVETIQLMKEKGIDKVIECGPGKVLSGLIKRIDRTIEASSAIDCLF
- the mnmA gene encoding tRNA 2-thiouridine(34) synthase MnmA, giving the protein MVRKVIVGMSGGVDSSVAAWLLREQGYEVEGLFMKNWEQDDKDGYCAAAIDLADAQTVCDQLGIKLHTVNFSEEYFQRVFDHFLNEYEKARTPNPDVLCNKEIKFNAFLQHALSLGADFIATGHYARVKVDKDIGYLYKSKDREKDQTYFLHAVNPKALAKTLFPIGDYFKKEVRAMAEELNLVTKNKKDSTGICFIGEKRFKTFLNEFMLAKPGEIKDTFGNVLGKHDGLMFYTLGQRQGLGIGGIQKGNDEPWYVVDKEVASNTLVVAQGSQHPRLFSQGLICSKIHWLSEKEPLLPLTCFAKTRYRQEDQACVISPCDNEQHYVMFSNFQRAITPGQYVVFYDKNQCLGGATIEQIIR
- the rpmF gene encoding 50S ribosomal protein L32, which codes for MAVQQNKKSRSRRDMRRSHDALTKPTLSVDATTGETHLRHHITPDGYYRGRKVLDTENVYEQE
- a CDS encoding beta-ketoacyl-ACP synthase III, whose translation is MKYAAIKGTGSYLPQKIVTNTELEKVLDTSHEWIYSRTGISSRRVANKEETTSFMASEAAKKAIAAAGIEADELDLIIAATCTPDHFFPSVACHVQRALHIKKPIPAFDISAACSGFVYATDMAKQYISNGTAKHVLVVGSETMSRAVDWNDRSTCVLFGDGAGAAVISASDEPGILGSVLHAAYDEDKLLKYATYNPEDDKDRPLIGMRGNEVFKLAVNIMGDIVDEVLAASHLTKSDIKWLVPHQANIRIINAIAKKLALPMSQVIVTIENQGNTSAASIPLALDYSIRENRIQKGDLLLLESFGGGMTWGAMVIRY
- a CDS encoding YceD family protein, which gives rise to MKISLKAKEKESGIQKVTLDLTARLPAHISKVNPVVCEYEVTAQDNYYLVRMKVNGELELFCQRCLQNFSYPYQSEMEIAVCESDSMAEKLLERFETIVERSFIIDLEEIVTDELYLSVPERHVNEEDCDKEVSKYIG